From the Gymnogyps californianus isolate 813 chromosome 24, ASM1813914v2, whole genome shotgun sequence genome, one window contains:
- the GZMM gene encoding granzyme M: MVSIQFGGVHACGGALLHERWVLTAAHCFPQRMRAIGTVVVGLHNLRERGAATQTFPIRVTCPHPGYNKKTMENDLLLLQLEGKVKLSRTRRLIGLLGREPAAGAACSLAGWGAQRHGRLSPTLQELEVTVLDTRMCNNSRFWNGEITPTMICFQGHRRGSAPSKGDSGGPLVCGKRAAVAGVLSFTSPDLTDPLKPPVATSAVKHKKWIRKTLRGGCSSPLPGTRDRQTTPSYLHRLAFNS; this comes from the exons ATGGTGTCCATCCAGTTTGGGGGGGTTCACGCCTGCGGGGGAGCGCTGCTGCACGAGCGGTGGGTGCTGACGGCTGCCCACTGCTTCCCTCAGAG GATGAGGGCCATCGGGACGGTGGTGGTGGGGCTGCACAACCTGCGGGAGCGTGGGGCGGCCACGCAGACCTTCCCCATCCGGGTGACGTGTCCCCACCCCGGCTACAACAAGAAGACGATGGAAAACgacctgctcctgctccag CTGGAGGGGAAAGTGAAGCTGAGCAGGACGCGGCGGCTCATCGGGCTGCTGGGGCGGGAgccggcggccggggcggcaTGCAGCCTGGCGGGCTGGGGGGCCCAGCGGCACGGCCGGCTCTCGCCCacgctgcaggagctggaggtgaCGGTGCTGGACACGCGGATGTGCAACAACAGCCGCTTCTGGAACGGCGAAATCACCCCCACCATGATCTGCTTCCAGGGACACCGCCGGGGCTCGGCGCCCTCCAAg GGTGACTCCGGGGGCCCCTTGGTGTGCGGGAAGCGGGCGGCGGTGGCCGGCGTGCTGTCCTTCACCAGCCCGGACCTCACCGACCCTTTGAAGCCGCCGGTTGCCACCTCGGCCGTGAAGCACAAGAAATGGATCCGGAAAACGCTgcgggggggctgcagctccccccTGCCCGGCACGCGGGACAGACAGACCACCCCTTCCTATTTACACAGGTTGGCTTTTAATTCTTAA
- the C24H19orf25 gene encoding UPF0449 protein C19orf25 homolog yields MSSKAKRVLPTRPEPPSVEQILADVRGTHPADPVFLLPAEPRRDHRPSPGSPGPTRQEAAAEERERLYRQSRSYVEMNQRLQESRERLRERREELRRAGAALERGISEMRQKAF; encoded by the exons ATGAGCTCCAAGGCCAAGCGGGTGCTGCCCACCCGCCCTGAGCCCCCCAGCGTGGAGCAGATCCTGGCCGACGTGCGGGGCACCCACCCGGCCGACCCcgtcttcctcctccccgcGGAGCCCCGCCGGGACCACCGCCCCTCCCCAG GCTCCCCCGGCCCCACCAGGCAGGAGGCCGCCGCGGAGGAGAGGGAGCGGCTGTACCGGCAGAGCCGTTCCTACGTGGAGATGAATCAGCGGCTGCAGGAGTCCCGGGAGCGGCTGCGGGAGCGGCGCGAGGAGCtgcggcgggcgggagcggcgcTGGAGCGCGGCATTTCGGAAATGAGGCAGAAAGCTTTCTGA
- the REEP6 gene encoding receptor expression-enhancing protein 6 isoform X2 — MGTVPQRLQRFLDRPGPLGDLLGRLEARTGVRRLYLATGSAAFLGLYLVFGYGASLLCNLIGFAYPAYVSIKAIESSSKEDDTTWLTYWVVYGVFSVAEFFSDIFLYWFPFYYAGKCLFLVWCMAPVSWNGSQVLYQNVIRPCFLRHHQTVDNVLGNLSTKALDAASTVTREASRAALNLAQEAEKSK, encoded by the exons aTGGGCACGGTGCCGCAGCGCCTGCAGCGCTTCCTCGATCGCCCCGGGCCACTCGGTGACCTGCTGGGTCGCCTGGAGGCCCGCACCGGCGTCCGGCGGCTCTACCTGGCCACAG GCTCTGCGGCCTTCCTGGGGCTGTACCTCGTGTTCGGCTATGGCGCCTCGCTGCTCTGCAACCTCATCGGCTTCGCCTACCCCGCGTACGTCTC CATCAAAGCCATCGAGAGCTCCAGCAAGGAGGACGACACCACGTGGCTGACGTACTGGGTGGTGTACGGCGTCTTCAGCGTAGCCGAGTTCTTCTCCGACATCTTCCTCTACTGGTTCCCCTTCTACTACGCTGGGAAG TGCCTGTTCCTGGTGTGGTGCATGGCCCCCGTGTCCTGGAACGGGTCGCAGGTGCTCTACCAGAACGTCATCCGGCCCTGCTTCCTCAGGCACCACCAGACTGTGGACAACGTGCTGGGCAACCTCAGCACCAAAGCCCTGGACGCGGCTTCCACCGTCACCCGAGAAG CCTCCAGAGCAGCCCTGAACCTGGCCCAGGAAGCGGAGAAGAGCAAGTGA
- the REEP6 gene encoding receptor expression-enhancing protein 6 isoform X1, whose amino-acid sequence MGTVPQRLQRFLDRPGPLGDLLGRLEARTGVRRLYLATGSAAFLGLYLVFGYGASLLCNLIGFAYPAYVSIKAIESSSKEDDTTWLTYWVVYGVFSVAEFFSDIFLYWFPFYYAGKCLFLVWCMAPVSWNGSQVLYQNVIRPCFLRHHQTVDNVLGNLSTKALDAASTVTREVLQTLVSSRARLAAEVAPQLSLSPPEQP is encoded by the exons aTGGGCACGGTGCCGCAGCGCCTGCAGCGCTTCCTCGATCGCCCCGGGCCACTCGGTGACCTGCTGGGTCGCCTGGAGGCCCGCACCGGCGTCCGGCGGCTCTACCTGGCCACAG GCTCTGCGGCCTTCCTGGGGCTGTACCTCGTGTTCGGCTATGGCGCCTCGCTGCTCTGCAACCTCATCGGCTTCGCCTACCCCGCGTACGTCTC CATCAAAGCCATCGAGAGCTCCAGCAAGGAGGACGACACCACGTGGCTGACGTACTGGGTGGTGTACGGCGTCTTCAGCGTAGCCGAGTTCTTCTCCGACATCTTCCTCTACTGGTTCCCCTTCTACTACGCTGGGAAG TGCCTGTTCCTGGTGTGGTGCATGGCCCCCGTGTCCTGGAACGGGTCGCAGGTGCTCTACCAGAACGTCATCCGGCCCTGCTTCCTCAGGCACCACCAGACTGTGGACAACGTGCTGGGCAACCTCAGCACCAAAGCCCTGGACGCGGCTTCCACCGTCACCCGAGAAG TCCTGCAGACTCTGGTCAGCAGCAGAGCCCGGCTGGCGGCCGAGGTGGCACCGCAGCTCAGCTTGTCT CCTCCAGAGCAGCCCTGA
- the PCSK4 gene encoding LOW QUALITY PROTEIN: proprotein convertase subtilisin/kexin type 4 (The sequence of the model RefSeq protein was modified relative to this genomic sequence to represent the inferred CDS: inserted 1 base in 1 codon; deleted 1 base in 1 codon) has translation MAARPRPRPFPGLVVMVVMVVVAIAAAPPVPAEPRVYLSSWAVRVAAGPREAVGLARRHGLLCLGQVMEGEPYYHFKHRGTRQKALSRHWGWNMRLTKEPKVLWFEQQTIKRRTKRSVSVVPTDPWFHKQWYMNNDINPDLNVLTAWSKGYTGLGVVLTILDDGIEKDHPDLSANYDPLASYDFNSNDPDPQPRYTTRDENWHGTRCAGEAAATANNRICGAGVAYNAKVGGVRMLDGSITDMVEAQSLSLRPQHIHIYSASWGPEDDGKTVDGPGVLAAEAFYRGVTKGRGGLGSIFIWASGNGGINYDNCNCDGYTNSIYTLSVGSVLAGGRRPWYGEGCSAILTTTYSSRTTSEVQIVTTDLHHRCTDKHTGTSASAPLAAGMIALALEANPALTWRDLQHLVIRTSKPAHLQAEDWAVNGVGRKVSHHYGYGLLDAGLLVEMAKAWTGTRAQRRCSVKALHAPRNIGSKLTVSTDVSFCLRRTKRIRSLEHVQVQLSLSYSRRGDLAIALTSPMGTTSTLVTVRPYDASRQGYKDWTFMSTHFWDENPNGTWTLRLENKGDAYNTGLLTSFILHLHGTDEDMTARRFAASAVDECIRRDAWGACEECGSSLYAYQRSCLSYCPPRYYGRTRRTAPRMQARVCASCHPSCYTCRGALANDCTACPPACAFDELAHSCSPPQRFPPRXGLQSDLLPVLICGSLILSAILYVTYRVAFCVVKGSSCCPRAGRTA, from the exons ATGGCGGCGCGGCCGAGGCCGAGGCCGTTCCCGGGgctggtggtgatggtggtgatggtggtggtcGCCatcgccgccgccccgccggtCCCCGCCGAGCCCCGCGTCTACCTGAGCAGCTGGGCCGTGCGGGTGGCAGCGGGGCCGCGGGAGGCCGTGGGCCTGGCCCGCCGGCAcgggctgctctgcctgggccAG GTGATGGAGGGAGAGCCGTATTATCATTTCAAACACCGCGGCACCAGGCAGAAAGCCTTAAGCAGACACTGGGGCTGGAATATGCGCCTGACAAAAGAGCCAAAG GTCCTCTGGTTTGAGCAGCAAACCATAAAGAGGCGCACGAAGAGAAGCGTCAGCGTGGTGCCGACGGATCCCTGGTTCCATAAACAGTGGTACATG AACAATGACATCAATCCCGATCTAAACGTCCTCACAGCTTGGAGCAAAGGCTACACCGGGCTGGGGGTCGTGCTGACCATCCTGGACGATGGGATCGAGAAGGACCATCCGGACCTGTCTGCCAACTAC GACCCCCTGGCAAGTTATGACTTCAACAGCAACGACCCCGATCCCCAGCCCAGGTACACCACCAGGGACGAGAACTG GCACGGGACACGCTGTGCAGGAGAAGCGGCGGCTACAGCCAACAACCGAATCTGCGGAGCAGGCGTTGCGTACAACGCCAAAGTCGGAG GTGTGCGGATGCTGGATGGTTCCATCACGGACATGGTGGAGGCTCAGTCCCTCAGCCTGCGTCCCCAGCACATCCACATCTACAGCGCCAGCTGGGGCCCCGAGGATGACGGGAAGACTGTGGACGGGCCGGGTGTGCTGGCTGCGGAGGCCTTCTACAGAGGGGTCACCAAA GGACGGGGTGGCCTCGGCTCCATCTTCATCTGGGCCTCCGGCAACGGCGGGATCAACTACGACAACTGCAACTGCGACGGGTACACCAACAGCATCTACACCCTGTCAGTGGGCAGCGTCCTGGCAGGCGGCCGGAGGCCCTGGTACGGCGAGGGCTGCTCCGCCATCCTCACCACCACCTACAGCAGCAGGACCACGAGCGAGGTGCAGATC GTGACCACCGACCTGCACCACCGCTGCACCGACAAGCACACGGGCACCTCCGCCTCGGCCCCGCTGGCCGCAGGAATGATCGCCCTCGCGCTGGAGGCCAA CCCAGCACTGACCTGGCGTGACCTGCAGCATCTCGTCATCAGAACCTCCAAGCCCGCTCATCTGCAGGCAGAAGACTGGGCCGTGAACGGGGTCGGACGCAAGG TGAGCCACCACTATGGCTACGGGCTCCTGGACGCTGGTCTGCTGGTGGAGATGGCCAAGGCGTGGACAGGAACCCGGGCTCAGCGGAGGTGTTCGGTCAAGGCTCTTCACGCCCCCCG GAACATCGGCTCCAAGCTCACCGTCTCTACAGATGTTTCCTTCTGCTTGAGGAGGACCAAGCGCATCCGCTCGCTGGAGCACGTCCAGGTCCAGCTCTCTCTGAGCTACAGCCGCAGGGGGGACCTGGCGATCGCTCTGACCAGCCCGATGGGGACCACGTCCACGCTGGTGACCGTGCG cccgTACGACGCCAGCCGGCAGGGCTACAAGGACTGGACCTTCATGTCCACACACTTCTGGGACGAGAACCCCAACGGGACCTGGACGCTCCGGCTAGAGAACAAGGGTGATGCCTATAACACAG GTCTGCTGACCAGCTTCATCCTGCACCTCCACGGCACAGATGAGGACATGACGGCCAGGCGCTTCGCAGCCTCTGCCGTGGATGAGTGCATCAGGCGGGACGCGTGGGGAGCGTGCGAGG AGTGCGGCAGCTCTTTGTACGCCTACCAGCGCTCCTGCCTGTCCTACTGCCCTCCGCGCTACTACGGCCGTACCCGGAGAACCGCC CCACGAATGCAGGCCCGCGTCTGTGCCAGCTGCCACCCCTCCTGCTACACGTGCCGGGGCGCTTTGGCCAACGACTGCACGGCCTGTCCCCCAGCCTGCGCCTTCGATGAGCTCGCCCACTCCTGCTCCCCTCCGCAGCGCTTCCCCCCGA AGGGGCTGCAGAGCGACCTTCTCCCTGTCCTCATCTGCGGGAGCCTGATCCTCTCAGCCATCCTCTACGTCACGTACCGTGTGGCCTTTTGTGTTGTGAAAGGTAGCTCCTGCTGTCCCCGGGCTGGAAGGACAGCATGa
- the LOC127025691 gene encoding CTD small phosphatase-like protein 2-A → MAGLGTVTPRAKRPRRESSGDLGLSATKAGARRRAKSRQRERDRGEHCPLRGWDPGERVPRPPLVPVTPGKGRLAKLCLEGERRRPASAPPCPGEREPVSPPVQPRYKGAYFSGLPEDECQDPAAPSLLVPAVPAPGRDGPRKTRSTPERTLVLELEGTLVCSSMLAGWRLGAAATFTTVFQGESYEVHVKLRPHVQQFLESLSKTYEPVGSHCVRVVVVGDSGSLCRDLCLLP, encoded by the exons ATGGCGGGTTTGGGGACAGTCACCCCACGGGCAAAAAGACCCCGCAGGGAGAGCAGCGGGGACCTGGGGCTCTCGGCCACCAAGGCTGGGGCTCGCCGGCGAGCCAAGAGCCGGCAGAGAGAAAGGGACCGGGGGGAGCACTGCCCGCTGCGGGGCTGGGACCCCGGGGAGCGTGTCCCACGTCCCCCCTTGGTGCCTGTGACCCCCGGGAAGGGCCGGCTGGCAAAGCTGTGTCTCGAAGGGGAGCGTCGCAGGCCGGCGtctgctcccccctgccctggggaaagGG AGCCTGTGAGCCCCCCGGTGCAGCCCCGCTATAAGGGTGCCTACTTCTCGGGGCTCCCTGAAGACGAGTGCCAGGACCCCGCTGCCCCCAGCCT GCTGGTCCCCGCGGTCCCGGCACCCGGTAGGGATGGTCCCCGGAAGACCCGCAGCACGCCGGAGCGTACCCTCGTCCTGGAGCTG GAGGGGACCCTGGTCTGCTCCTCCATGCTCGCCGGCTGGCGGCTGGGTGCCGCGGCCACCTTCACCACGGTCTTCCAGGGAGAGTCCTACGAG GTCCATGTGAAGCTGCGTCCCCACGTGCAGCAATTCCTGGAGAGTCTTTCCAAGACCTACGAG CCAGTGGGGAGCCACTGCGtcagggtggtggtggtgggggacTCGGGCAGCCTGTGCAGGGACCTTTGCCTGCTCCCCTAG
- the ADAMTSL5 gene encoding LOW QUALITY PROTEIN: ADAMTS-like protein 5 (The sequence of the model RefSeq protein was modified relative to this genomic sequence to represent the inferred CDS: inserted 2 bases in 2 codons), which yields MVGWGCPGGPVPRGGPHGAGCRRLWRLLLLAWLSLGCGVGTAQGPALGMPARVPKPPAPARPRRQPARGAWGPWGPWSSCSSSCGDGVALRTRRCLRSAEEEPCTGDPRQYRLCQLQGCPGGSVPFRAMQCSLYDNKPVLGTPARYRWVPFHGAPNVCDLNCLAMGHNFYYTFGRVLDGTRCXPDSPDLCVGGRCLSVGCDGILGSGARPDACGQCGGSHDTCLFVHRLFQGADASSGYFGYMNVTKIPAGATHIKVTDKSRNYLALMTSDGRYVLNGDWSIAWPGPYEVAGTRLHYTRTPDGTESLEAPGPTDEDLHVMVLLQEPNPGIEYEFWLPRGHPQPGRGNASPLRQPQPRGAGSPPPQEPPLTPAPAPLPQPGGSATEPPPRSPPGRSGAGAAAGRCGRCRPPKGRXQRIRHFCQSDFVFQGRILARRLVGQETRYEVEVKTPYRHRFPLVPREYVWVPNACGCPPLREGGEYLLMARRHVNYERTLNRILLQDDGYARPWTPREDRLVREAARHCPQPWPP from the exons CGGTGCCGG GTGCCGGCGGCTGTGgcggctgctgctcctggcctgGCTCAGTCTGGGCTGCGGCGTCGGCACAGCACAG GGCCCAGCCCTGGGGATGCCAGCGCGGGTCCCTaagcccccagcccctgctcggccccgccggcagccggcCCGGGGTGCCTGGGGGCCCTGGGGACCCTggagctcctgctccagctcctgtgGGGACGGCGTCGCCCTCCGCACCCGGAGGTGCCTGCG GTCCGCTGAGGAGGAGCCGTGCACGGGCGACCCGCGGCAGTACAggctctgccagctccag GGCTGCCCCGGCGGCTCGGTGCCCTTCCGTGCCATGCAGTGCTCCCTCTACGACAACAAACCCGTCCTGGGCACGCCGGCCCGGTACCGCTGGGTGCCCTTCCACGGAG CCCCCAACGTCTGTGACCTCAACTGCCTGGCCATGGGGCACAACTTCTACTACACCTTCGGCCGGGTGCTGGACGGCACCCGCT GCCCTGACTCCCCAGACCTCTGCGTCGGCGGGCGCTGCCTG AGCGTGGGCTGTGACGGGATCCTGGGCTCGGGCGCGCGGCCCGATGCCTGCGGCCAGTGCGGCGGCAGCCACGACACGTGTCTCTTCGTGCACCGGCTCTTCCAGGGCGCGGACGCCTCCTCCG GTTATTTTGGGTACATGAACGTGACCAAGATCCCAGCTGGGGCCACCCACATCAAGGTGACGGACAAGAGCCGCAACTATCTCG CCCTGATGACGAGCGATGGGCGCTACGTGCTCAACGGGGACTGGTCCATCGCCTGGCCGGGGCCATATGAGGTGGCTGGCACCCGGCTGCACTACACCCGGACCCCCGATGGCACCGAGAGCCTGGAGGCACCCGGGCCCACCGACGAGGATCTGCACGTGATG gtcctgctgcaggagcccaACCCTGGCATCGAGTACGAGTTCTGGCTGCCCCgtgggcacccccagcccggCCGTGGTAACGCCAGTCCCCtgcggcagccccagccccggggggccggcagccccccgccccaggAGCCCCCGCTCACCCCGGCCCCCGCGCCGCTGCCCCAGCCTGGGGGCTCTGCCACGGAGCCGCCACCGAGAAGCCCCCCTggccggagcggggccggggctgccgcaG GGCGATGCGGGAGGTGCCGCCCGCCCAAGGGAC TCCAGCGCATCCGGCACTTCTGCCAGAGCGACTTCG TCTTCCAGGGCCGGATCCTGGCACGGCGCTTGGTGGGGCAGGAGACGCGCTACGAGGTGGAGGTGAAAACGCCGTATCGGCACCGCTTCCCGCTGGTGCCCCGGGAGTACGTGTGGGTGCCCAACGCCTGCGGCTGCCCCCCGCTCCGGGAGGGTGGCGAGTACCTGCTCATGGCACGGCGGCACGTCAACTACGAGCGTACGCTCAACCGCATCCTGCTGCAGGACGACGGCTACGCCCGGCCATGGACGCCCCGCGAGGACCGGCTGGTGCGGGAGGCAGCCCGGCactgcccccagccctggccacCCTGA